In Criblamydia sequanensis CRIB-18, the DNA window GTAGAGGAGCCGCCGTAGGTGACAAGCACCAAGGGAACCCCTGTGATTGGCAAAAGTCCGCTCATCATGCCGATATTGACTAAAATATGCATCGCTAGATAAATAGTGATGCCGCAAGCAAGAAGCCTTCCAAAATGGTCTTTAGCAAGCGCTGCAACTTGAAATCCGGTGTAGATTAAACCATAGTAAAGAATTAGAAGAAAGACCAAACCCAAAAAGCCGAACTCTTCGCCAAAAGCCGGGAAAACAGAGTCCGTATAGGCCTCGGGAAGCCATCCGCCGCCGGTAAAAAAGCTTTTACGAAAGCCAGACCCTGTGAGCCCACCAAGAGCAATAGCGGTTGAAGCCGCTTTCTGATGGTGCGTATGAGGATCTAACCGATCGAACTGGTATTCTTTTAAAAATTTAGTGGCATAGGGACGTAAAGTTTCATGAGGAACAATTTCTAGAAAAACTAGAGCTACAACCATGATTGCAAAAGCAGCTATAAATAAGAGAGAGCGCGTAAAAAGCGGATGAACATCCCCAATATAAAACATCACTAGCGTGATGGGAAATAAAACAAGCGCCGTACCAAGATCCGGCTGCTTTAAAATAAGAATAAAAGGTATAGCCACCGTAATGCCGGCAATTAAAGCCGTTGACACAAGCTTTGCTTTTTGACGGCGCCTTTCCAAAAGCCAGCTCAAGGAAATAACCACAATTAACTTTGCAAGCTCTGAGGGCTGCAAACTAAATCCTAAATAGGGAATGCGATACCATCTATGTACGCTTTGAATCGTGCTTGTAAAAAAAAGACCAAGAAGGGAAAGGATCATTAAAAGATATAGTATCCAAGTCCATTCCCTAAGCTTATTGTAGTCAAAACTTGCCGCCCCCATAAAGATAAAGGAGCCGATCGTAAACCACTTAATTTGCGTCAGGACAGTCGGGGTAAAGAATGTGCCTTCTATAGACCCATCAGGCAAGTGCGTAGCCGTATTTGAAGAAATGACAAGCAAGCTTATTACCATAAGCGCGAGAGCTATGGCAATTACTCGAAAATCCATTCGGCTTAAAGTTTGAAAATCCCACATGATGATCTAACAGGCAATTTTTTAACAAAATCCTAGCATTGCCACCCATTTTGTATCCTTCTAAATTTGCAAAGACATAGAGAAAATTAGCTCTCGAATTGGAGAATAGAAATTAGAAACCTCTAGACAACTTTCCTTTTTAAGATTTTAGCGGAGACAAAGTTTAATTTTTGAAATACGCTTAAAGGAATTAGTAAAAAATCCATTTAACAAGTCTATAATTTATAAAAATTATCTTAAAAGACCATAATTATTTAATTAAAATTTACTTTTAATAAACGAATTAATATAAAATTAACAATTTCGT includes these proteins:
- a CDS encoding FtsW/RodA/SpoVE family cell cycle protein; this translates as MWDFQTLSRMDFRVIAIALALMVISLLVISSNTATHLPDGSIEGTFFTPTVLTQIKWFTIGSFIFMGAASFDYNKLREWTWILYLLMILSLLGLFFTSTIQSVHRWYRIPYLGFSLQPSELAKLIVVISLSWLLERRRQKAKLVSTALIAGITVAIPFILILKQPDLGTALVLFPITLVMFYIGDVHPLFTRSLLFIAAFAIMVVALVFLEIVPHETLRPYATKFLKEYQFDRLDPHTHHQKAASTAIALGGLTGSGFRKSFFTGGGWLPEAYTDSVFPAFGEEFGFLGLVFLLILYYGLIYTGFQVAALAKDHFGRLLACGITIYLAMHILVNIGMMSGLLPITGVPLVLVTYGGSSTLSTMAALGILQSIYSRRFMF